Proteins co-encoded in one Marmota flaviventris isolate mMarFla1 chromosome 9, mMarFla1.hap1, whole genome shotgun sequence genomic window:
- the LOC114081153 gene encoding olfactory receptor 5G3-like — translation MEETNRTAVTEFLFLGFTDLLHQRIVLFILLLFAYLVTLGGNLGMIILICLDPRLYTPMYFFLSHLSFVDVCSSSSIAPKTLSDIFAERKAVSFVGCAAQMWFFGLFVAAECLLLAAMAYDRYAAVCKPLLYTLIMSQRVCVQLVTGPYTIALISTMTHTTLTFCLPFCGPNTVNHFFCDISPLLSLACADTSVNKWVLFIFAGAIGVLSGLIIMVSYVCILVAISRVQTAEGRWKAFSTCSSHLAAVTILYGTLFFIYVRPGSSSSLGINKVISLFYTVVIPMLNPLIYSLRNKEVKDAFRRQLERKHFLIAR, via the coding sequence ATGGAAGAAACGAATAGAACGGCAGtgacagaatttcttttcttgGGCTTCACAGACCTTCTCCATCAGAGGATTGTCCTTTTCATCCTGCTTCTTTTTGCTTATCTTGTCACCCTTGGGGGTAATTTGGGGATGATCATTCTCATATGCCTTGATCCCAGACTCTACACTCCTATGTACTTTTTTCTTAGTCACTTGTCCTTTGTGGATGTCTGTTCCTCTTCTTCCATTGCACCTAAGACACTGAGTGATATCTTTGCAGAGAGAAAAGCCGTCTCTTTTGTGGGCTGTGCTGCCCAGATGTGGTTCTTTGGTCTCTTTGTGGCAGCTGAATGtctcctcctggctgccatggcgTACGATCGGTACGCAGCTGTCTGTAAGCCCTTGCTGTATACTCTCATTATGTCCCAGAGAGTCTGTGTGCAGCTGGTTACAGGGCCTTACACCATAGCTCTAATAAGCACCATGACCCATACAACACTCACTTTTTGCTTACCCTTCTGTGGTCCAAATACTGTGAATCACTTCTTCTGTGATATTTCCCCATTGCTTTCCCTAGCATGTGCTGATACCTCCGTCAATAAGTGGGTGCTCTTCATTTTCGCAGGAGCTATCGGAGTTCTCAGTGGCCTGATCATCATGGTCTCCTATGTTTGCATCCTCGTGGCCATCTCAAGGGTCCAGACTGCAGAAGGGAGGTggaaagccttctccacctgctcttCTCACCTGGCAGCTGTCACTATTCTGTATGGGACACTTTTCTTCATCTATGTCCGCCCTGGCTCAAGTTCCTCTCTGGGTATTAATAAAGTGATTTCTCTGTTTTATACAGTGGTGATCCCCATGTTGAACCCCCTCATCTACAGCTTGAGgaacaaggaggtgaaagatgCTTTTAGGAGACAGTTGGAGAGGAAACATTTTCTAATAGCTAGGTAA